One genomic segment of Streptomyces sp. RerS4 includes these proteins:
- a CDS encoding DUF4913 domain-containing protein: MTASAEEAMSTGEATPPLFILYLDGEEYDEELRLLVTWVHALLLPVYGREVGSSSPWCPRWWEHLEAVARLHGLWLAWQELTDPTAGPSGPALWHRDHLGAVMGELRSPSGPFAGCKEGSHRAKAAPVVETF, from the coding sequence ATGACCGCATCCGCCGAGGAGGCCATGTCCACCGGGGAGGCCACGCCGCCGCTCTTCATCCTCTACCTGGACGGCGAGGAGTACGACGAGGAGCTGCGCCTGCTCGTCACCTGGGTGCACGCGCTCCTGCTGCCCGTCTACGGCCGCGAGGTCGGCTCGTCCTCGCCGTGGTGCCCGCGCTGGTGGGAGCACCTGGAGGCGGTGGCCCGGCTGCACGGCCTGTGGCTGGCCTGGCAGGAGCTGACCGATCCGACGGCCGGACCGAGCGGGCCGGCCCTGTGGCACCGCGACCACCTGGGCGCGGTCATGGGCGAGCTGCGCAGCCCCTCGGGCCCGTTCGCCGGGTGCAAGGAGGGGTCCCACCGGGCCAAGGCCGCGCCGGTGGTGGAGACGTTCTGA
- the rpoB gene encoding DNA-directed RNA polymerase subunit beta has protein sequence MAASRNASTNTNNGASTAPLRISFAKIKEPLEVPNLLALQTESFDWLLGNAAWKSRVESALESGQDVPTKSGLEEIFEEISPIEDFSGSMSLTFRDHRFEPAKNSVDECKERDFTYAAPLFVTAEFTNNETGEIKSQTVFMGDFPLMTNKGTFVINGTERVVVSQLVRSPGVYFDSSIDKTSDKDIFSAKIIPSRGAWLEMEVDKRDMVGVRIDRKRKQSVTVLLKALGWTTEQILEEFGEYESMRATLEKDHTQGQDDALLDIYRKLRPGEPPTREAAQTLLENLYFNPKRYDLAKVGRYKVNKKLGADEPLDAGVLTTDDIIATIKYLVKLHAGEVETIGESGRSIVVETDDIDHFGNRRLRNVGELIQNQVRTGLARMERVVRERMTTQDVEAITPQTLINIRPVVASIKEFFGTSQLSQFMDQNNPLSGLTHKRRLSALGPGGLSRERAGFEVRDVHPSHYGRMCPIETPEGPNIGLIGSLASYGRVNAFGFIETPYRKVVDGQVTDEVDYVTADEEDRFVIAQANARLDEELRFTENRVLVRKRGGEVDYVEPSDVDYMDVSPRQMVSVATAMIPFLEHDDANRALMGANMMRQAVPLIKAEAPLVGTGMEYRCAVDAGDSIKAEKDGVVQEVSADYITVANDDGTYTTYRVAKFSRSNQGTSVNQKVIVNEGDRIIEAQVLADGPATEEGEMALGKNLLVAFMPWEGHNYEDAIILSQRLVQDDVLSSIHIEEHEVDARDTKLGPEEITRDIPNVSEEVLADLDERGIIRIGADVVAGDILVGKVTPKGETELTPEERLLRAIFGEKAREVRDTSLKVPHGEIGKVIGVRVFDREEGDELPPGVNQLVRVYVAQKRKITDGDKLAGRHGNKGVISKILPIEDMPFLEDGTPVDIILNPLGVPSRMNPGQVLEIHLGWLASRGWDVSGLADEWAQRLQAIGADQVAPGTNVATPVFDGAREDELAGLLQHTIPNRDGERMVLPTGKARLFDGRSGEPFPDPISVGYMYILKLHHLVDDKLHARSTGPYSMITQQPLGGKAQFGGQRFGEMEVWALEAYGAAYALQELLTIKSDDVTGRVKVYEAIVKGENIPEPGIPESFKVLIKEMQSLCLNVEVLSSDGMSIEMRDTDEDVFRAAEELGIDLSRREPSSVEEV, from the coding sequence TTGGCCGCCTCGCGCAACGCCTCGACCAATACGAACAACGGTGCCAGCACCGCCCCGCTGCGCATCTCCTTTGCAAAGATCAAGGAGCCCCTCGAGGTTCCGAACCTCCTGGCGCTGCAGACCGAGAGCTTTGACTGGCTGCTCGGCAACGCCGCCTGGAAGTCTCGCGTCGAGTCGGCGCTCGAGAGTGGACAGGACGTCCCCACCAAGTCCGGTCTTGAAGAGATCTTCGAGGAGATCTCGCCGATCGAGGACTTCTCCGGGTCGATGTCGCTGACCTTCCGCGACCACCGGTTCGAGCCGGCGAAGAACTCGGTCGACGAGTGCAAGGAGCGCGACTTCACGTACGCGGCGCCGCTCTTCGTCACCGCCGAGTTCACGAACAACGAGACCGGTGAGATCAAGTCTCAGACGGTCTTCATGGGCGACTTCCCGCTCATGACCAACAAGGGCACCTTCGTCATCAACGGCACCGAGCGCGTCGTCGTGTCGCAGCTCGTCCGTTCCCCCGGTGTCTACTTCGACTCCTCCATCGACAAGACGTCCGACAAGGACATCTTCTCCGCCAAGATCATCCCTTCCCGGGGTGCCTGGCTGGAGATGGAGGTCGACAAGCGCGACATGGTCGGTGTCCGCATCGACCGCAAGCGCAAGCAGTCCGTCACCGTCCTCCTGAAGGCTCTCGGCTGGACCACCGAGCAGATCCTTGAGGAGTTCGGCGAGTACGAGTCCATGCGCGCCACCCTGGAGAAGGACCACACCCAGGGCCAGGACGACGCGCTGCTCGACATCTACCGCAAGCTGCGTCCGGGCGAACCGCCGACCCGCGAGGCCGCTCAGACGCTGCTGGAGAACCTCTACTTCAACCCGAAGCGCTACGACCTCGCCAAGGTCGGCCGCTACAAGGTGAACAAGAAGCTCGGCGCCGACGAGCCGCTCGACGCCGGTGTGCTCACCACCGACGACATCATCGCGACGATCAAGTACCTCGTGAAGCTCCACGCGGGCGAGGTCGAGACCATCGGTGAGTCGGGTCGTTCGATCGTCGTCGAGACCGACGACATCGACCACTTCGGCAACCGTCGTCTGCGCAACGTCGGCGAGCTCATCCAGAACCAGGTCCGTACGGGTCTGGCCCGTATGGAGCGCGTCGTGCGCGAGCGCATGACCACCCAGGACGTCGAGGCGATCACGCCGCAGACCCTGATCAACATCCGGCCGGTCGTCGCCTCCATCAAGGAGTTCTTCGGCACCAGCCAGCTGTCGCAGTTCATGGACCAGAACAACCCGCTGTCGGGTCTGACGCACAAGCGTCGTCTCTCGGCGCTGGGTCCCGGCGGTCTCTCCCGTGAGCGGGCCGGCTTCGAGGTCCGTGACGTGCACCCGTCGCACTACGGCCGCATGTGCCCGATCGAGACCCCCGAAGGCCCGAACATCGGTCTGATCGGCTCGCTCGCGTCCTACGGTCGCGTCAACGCGTTCGGTTTCATCGAGACCCCGTACCGCAAGGTCGTCGACGGCCAGGTCACCGACGAGGTCGACTACGTCACCGCCGACGAGGAAGACCGCTTCGTCATCGCCCAGGCGAACGCCCGCCTGGACGAGGAGCTGCGCTTCACCGAGAACCGCGTCCTGGTCCGCAAGCGTGGTGGCGAGGTCGACTACGTCGAGCCGTCCGACGTGGACTACATGGACGTCTCGCCGCGCCAGATGGTGTCCGTCGCCACCGCGATGATCCCCTTCCTGGAGCACGACGACGCCAACCGTGCCCTCATGGGCGCGAACATGATGCGCCAGGCCGTTCCGCTCATCAAGGCGGAGGCGCCGCTCGTCGGCACCGGCATGGAGTACCGCTGCGCGGTCGACGCCGGTGACTCGATCAAGGCGGAGAAGGACGGTGTCGTCCAGGAGGTCTCGGCCGACTACATCACCGTCGCCAACGACGACGGCACGTACACCACGTACCGCGTCGCCAAGTTCTCCCGCTCGAACCAGGGCACCTCGGTCAACCAGAAGGTCATCGTCAACGAGGGTGACCGGATCATCGAGGCCCAGGTCCTCGCCGACGGTCCGGCGACCGAAGAGGGCGAGATGGCCCTCGGCAAGAACCTGCTCGTCGCGTTCATGCCGTGGGAGGGTCACAACTACGAGGACGCGATCATCCTGTCGCAGCGCCTCGTGCAGGACGACGTCCTCTCCTCGATCCACATCGAGGAGCACGAGGTCGACGCCCGTGACACCAAGCTGGGCCCCGAGGAGATCACCCGGGACATCCCGAACGTCTCCGAGGAGGTCCTCGCCGACCTCGACGAGCGCGGCATCATCCGCATCGGTGCGGACGTCGTCGCCGGCGACATCCTGGTCGGCAAGGTCACGCCCAAGGGTGAGACCGAGCTGACCCCCGAGGAGCGCCTGCTCCGCGCGATCTTCGGTGAGAAGGCCCGCGAGGTGCGTGACACCTCGCTCAAGGTCCCTCACGGTGAGATCGGCAAGGTCATCGGTGTCCGCGTCTTCGACCGCGAGGAGGGCGACGAGCTTCCTCCGGGCGTGAACCAGCTGGTCCGCGTCTACGTCGCCCAGAAGCGCAAGATCACCGACGGTGACAAGCTCGCCGGCCGCCACGGCAACAAGGGTGTCATCTCCAAGATCCTTCCGATCGAGGACATGCCCTTCCTTGAGGACGGCACGCCGGTCGACATCATCCTCAACCCGCTGGGTGTCCCGTCCCGAATGAACCCGGGACAGGTCCTGGAGATCCACCTCGGCTGGCTCGCCAGCCGCGGCTGGGACGTCTCCGGCCTCGCGGACGAGTGGGCGCAGCGCCTCCAGGCGATCGGCGCGGACCAGGTCGCCCCCGGCACCAACGTCGCGACCCCGGTCTTCGACGGTGCCCGCGAGGACGAGCTGGCCGGCCTGCTCCAGCACACCATCCCGAACCGCGACGGCGAGCGCATGGTGCTCCCGACCGGTAAGGCGCGCCTGTTCGACGGCCGCTCCGGCGAGCCGTTCCCGGACCCGATCTCGGTCGGGTACATGTACATCCTCAAGCTGCACCACCTGGTCGACGACAAGCTCCACGCCCGTTCGACCGGTCCGTACTCGATGATCACGCAGCAGCCGCTGGGTGGTAAGGCGCAGTTCGGTGGTCAGCGCTTCGGTGAGATGGAGGTGTGGGCGCTTGAGGCATACGGTGCCGCGTACGCACTCCAGGAACTCCTGACGATCAAGTCCGACGACGTGACCGGCCGCGTGAAGGTCTACGAGGCCATCGTCAAGGGCGAGAACATCCCCGAGCCGGGCATTCCCGAGTCCTTCAAGGTGCTCATCAAGGAAATGCAGTCGCTCTGCCTCAACGTGGAGGTGCTGTCCTCGGACGGCATGTCCATCGAGATGCGCGACACCGACGAGGACGTCTTCCGCGCGGCGGAGGAGCTCGGTATCGACCTGTCCCGGCGCGAGCCGAGCAGCGTCGAAGAGGTCTGA
- the nusG gene encoding transcription termination/antitermination protein NusG has protein sequence MSDPNLNASHDSVESVEDELDIVEAADAVDPDEAELADAEAGDAAEEAALHVEPAEDTEDADEIEADAEIESDEAAEVAAEGDVEAEEAAEVEPAEPVDPIQALRDELRLLPGEWYVIHTYAGYEKRVKANLEQRAVSLNVEEFIYQAEVPEEEIVQIKNGERKNVRQNKLPGYVLVRMDLTNESWGVVRNTPGVTGFVGNAYDPYPLTLDEIVKMLAPEAQEKAAKQAAEEAGLPAPAVKRTIEVLDFEVGDSVTVTDGPFATLQATINEINPDSKKVKGLVEIFGRETPVELSFDQIQKN, from the coding sequence CCCGGACGAAGCCGAGCTCGCCGACGCCGAGGCCGGCGACGCCGCCGAAGAGGCCGCGCTGCACGTCGAGCCCGCCGAGGACACCGAGGACGCCGACGAGATCGAGGCCGACGCCGAGATCGAGTCCGACGAGGCCGCCGAGGTCGCCGCCGAGGGTGACGTCGAGGCCGAAGAGGCCGCCGAGGTCGAGCCCGCCGAGCCGGTGGACCCCATCCAGGCCCTGCGCGACGAGCTGCGTCTGCTCCCCGGCGAGTGGTACGTCATCCACACCTACGCGGGCTACGAGAAGCGCGTGAAGGCGAACCTGGAGCAGCGTGCCGTCTCGCTGAACGTCGAGGAGTTCATCTACCAGGCCGAGGTGCCCGAGGAAGAGATCGTCCAGATCAAGAACGGCGAGCGCAAGAACGTCCGGCAGAACAAGCTGCCCGGTTACGTTCTCGTCCGCATGGATCTGACGAACGAGTCCTGGGGCGTCGTCCGCAACACCCCCGGCGTCACCGGCTTCGTCGGCAACGCCTACGACCCGTACCCGCTGACCCTCGACGAGATCGTCAAGATGCTCGCCCCCGAGGCGCAGGAGAAGGCCGCCAAGCAGGCCGCCGAGGAAGCCGGTCTGCCGGCCCCCGCGGTCAAGCGCACCATCGAGGTCCTCGACTTCGAGGTCGGCGACTCGGTCACCGTCACCGACGGCCCGTTCGCCACGCTCCAGGCGACGATCAACGAGATCAACCCGGACTCCAAGAAGGTCAAGGGCCTCGTGGAGATCTTCGGCCGCGAGACCCCGGTCGAGCTGAGCTTCGACCAGATCCAGAAGAACTGA
- the rplK gene encoding 50S ribosomal protein L11, which translates to MPPKKKKVTGLIKLQIKAGAANPAPPVGPALGQHGVNIMEFCKAYNAATESQRGMVVPVEITVYEDRSFTFITKTPPAARLILKSAGIEKGSGEPHKTKVAKLTRDQVREIATIKLPDLNANDLDAAEKIIAGTARSMGVTVEG; encoded by the coding sequence ATGCCTCCCAAGAAGAAGAAGGTCACGGGGCTTATCAAGCTCCAGATCAAGGCCGGTGCGGCCAACCCGGCTCCGCCGGTCGGCCCCGCGCTCGGTCAGCACGGCGTCAACATCATGGAGTTCTGCAAGGCCTACAACGCCGCGACCGAGTCGCAGCGTGGCATGGTCGTGCCGGTGGAGATCACGGTCTACGAGGACCGTTCCTTCACCTTCATCACCAAGACGCCGCCGGCCGCGCGCCTCATCCTGAAGAGCGCGGGCATCGAGAAGGGCTCCGGCGAGCCGCACAAGACCAAGGTCGCGAAGCTCACGCGTGACCAGGTCCGCGAGATCGCCACGATCAAGCTGCCCGACCTCAACGCGAACGACCTCGACGCCGCCGAGAAGATCATCGCCGGCACCGCCCGTTCGATGGGTGTCACGGTCGAGGGCTGA
- the rplL gene encoding 50S ribosomal protein L7/L12, with the protein MAKLSQDDLLAQFEEMTLIELSEFVKAFEEKFDVTAAAAVAVAGPTGAGPVAEAVEEKDEFDVILTGAGDKKIQVIKVVRELTSLGLKEAKDLVDGTPKPVLEKVNKEAADKAAEALKAAGAGVEVK; encoded by the coding sequence ATGGCGAAGCTCTCTCAGGACGACCTCCTCGCCCAGTTCGAGGAGATGACCCTCATCGAGCTCTCCGAGTTCGTGAAGGCCTTCGAGGAGAAGTTCGACGTCACCGCCGCCGCGGCCGTCGCCGTTGCCGGCCCCACCGGTGCGGGCCCGGTTGCCGAGGCCGTCGAGGAGAAGGACGAGTTCGACGTCATCCTCACCGGCGCCGGCGACAAGAAGATCCAGGTCATCAAGGTCGTGCGTGAGCTGACCTCCCTGGGTCTGAAGGAGGCCAAGGACCTCGTGGACGGCACCCCGAAGCCGGTCCTCGAGAAGGTCAACAAGGAGGCCGCTGACAAGGCCGCCGAGGCCCTCAAGGCCGCCGGTGCCGGCGTCGAGGTCAAGTAA
- the rplJ gene encoding 50S ribosomal protein L10, which yields MARPDKAAAVAELEDQFRSSNAVVLTEYRGLTVAQLKTLRRSLGENAQYAVVKNTLTKIAANNAGITSLDDQFTGPTGAAFITGDPVESAKGLRDFAKENPNLIIKGGVLDGKALTADEIKQLADLESREVLLSKLAGAFKGKQSQAASLFQALPSKFVRTAEALRVKLAEQGGAE from the coding sequence ATGGCAAGGCCCGACAAGGCTGCTGCGGTAGCCGAGCTTGAGGACCAGTTCCGCAGCTCGAACGCCGTTGTGCTGACCGAGTACCGGGGTCTCACCGTTGCGCAGCTCAAGACGCTGCGTCGTTCGCTCGGTGAGAACGCCCAGTACGCCGTGGTGAAGAACACGCTGACCAAGATTGCGGCCAACAACGCCGGGATCACCTCGCTCGACGACCAGTTCACCGGTCCGACGGGCGCCGCCTTCATCACCGGTGACCCGGTGGAGTCGGCGAAGGGTCTTCGTGACTTCGCCAAGGAGAACCCGAACCTCATCATCAAGGGCGGTGTCCTTGACGGCAAGGCACTGACCGCCGATGAGATCAAGCAGCTCGCGGACCTCGAGTCCCGCGAGGTTCTGCTCAGCAAGCTGGCCGGCGCGTTCAAGGGCAAGCAGTCCCAGGCTGCCTCGCTCTTCCAGGCGCTGCCGTCGAAGTTCGTCCGCACCGCGGAAGCGCTTCGCGTCAAGCTCGCCGAGCAGGGCGGTGCCGAGTAA
- the rplA gene encoding 50S ribosomal protein L1: MKRSKTLRAADAKIDREKLYAPLEAVRLAKETSTTKFDATVEVAFRLGVDPRKADQMVRGTVNLPHGTGKTARVLVFATGDRAAAAEAAGADIVGDDELINEIAKGNRLNEFDAVVATPDLMGKVGRLGRVLGPRGLMPNPKTGTVTMDVAKAVTEIKGGKIEFRVDKHSNLHFIIGKVSFTDEQLVENYAAALDEIVRLKPSAAKGRYIKKAALATTMGPGIQLDSNRTRNLLVEEDPAAV, encoded by the coding sequence GTGAAGCGCAGCAAGACTCTCCGCGCTGCGGACGCCAAGATCGACCGGGAGAAGCTGTACGCCCCGCTCGAGGCCGTCCGTCTCGCCAAGGAGACCTCCACCACGAAGTTCGACGCCACCGTCGAGGTTGCCTTCCGCCTGGGTGTCGACCCGCGCAAGGCCGACCAGATGGTCCGCGGCACCGTGAACCTCCCGCACGGCACCGGTAAGACCGCCCGGGTCCTGGTCTTCGCGACCGGTGACCGTGCTGCGGCCGCGGAAGCCGCCGGCGCCGACATCGTCGGCGACGACGAGCTGATCAACGAGATCGCCAAGGGCAACCGCCTCAACGAGTTCGACGCCGTTGTGGCGACCCCGGACCTCATGGGCAAGGTCGGCCGCCTCGGCCGCGTGCTCGGTCCGCGTGGTCTCATGCCGAACCCGAAGACCGGCACCGTCACCATGGACGTCGCCAAGGCTGTCACCGAGATCAAGGGTGGCAAGATCGAGTTCCGCGTCGACAAGCACTCGAACCTGCACTTCATCATCGGCAAGGTCTCCTTCACCGATGAGCAGCTGGTCGAGAACTACGCCGCCGCGCTGGACGAGATCGTTCGTCTGAAGCCGTCGGCCGCCAAGGGTCGCTACATCAAGAAGGCCGCTCTGGCCACCACGATGGGCCCCGGCATTCAGCTGGACTCCAACCGCACCCGGAACCTCCTCGTCGAGGAAGACCCGGCTGCCGTCTGA
- a CDS encoding DNA-directed RNA polymerase subunit beta', whose translation MLDVNFFDELRIGLATADDIRTWSHGEVKKPETINYRTLKPEKDGLFCEKIFGPTRDWECYCGKYKRVRFKGIICERCGVEVTRAKVRRERMGHIELAAPVTHIWYFKGVPSRLGYLLDLAPKDLEKVIYFAAYMITFVDDERRTRDLPSLEAHVSVERQQIENRRDADLEGRAKKLESDLAELEAEGAKADVRRKVREGAEREMKQLRDRAQREIDRLDEVWNRFKNLKVQDLEGDELLYRELRDRFGTYFDGSMGAAALQKRLESFDLEEEAERLREIIRTGKGQKKTRALKRLKVVSAFLQTSNSPKGMVLDCVPVIPPDLRPMVQLDGGRFATSDLNDLYRRVINRNNRLKRLLDLGAPEIIVNNEKRMLQEAVDALFDNGRRGRPVTGPGNRPLKSLSDMLKGKQGRFRQNLLGKRVDYSARSVIVVGPQLKLHQCGLPKAMALELFKPFVMKRLVDLNHAQNIKSAKRMVERGRTVVYDVLEEVIAEHPVLLNRAPTLHRLGIQAFEPQLVEGKAIQIHPLVCTAFNADFDGDQMAVHLPLSAEAQAEARILMLSSNNILKPADGRPVTMPTQDMVLGLFFLTTDGELRDVKGEGRAFGSTAEAIMAFDAGELALQSSVDIRFPVGTIPPRGWVPPVAEEGEQEFQPGDSFRLKTTLGRALFNELLPEDYPFVDYSVGKKQLSEIVNDLAERYPKVIVAATLDNLKAAGFHWATRSGVTVAISDVVVPEAKKAIVAGYEAMDEKVQKQYERGLITKDERTQELIAIWTKATNEVAEAMNANFPKTNPIFMMVDSGARGNMMQMRQIAGMRGLVSNAKNETIPRPIKASFREGLTVLEYFISTHGARKGLADTALRTADSGYLTRRLVDVSQDVIIREEDCGTERGLKLKIGVKDETGVLRKADDVETSVYARMLAEDVVIDGKVIAPANVDLGDVLIDALIANGVEEVKTRSVLTCESAVGTCAFCYGRSLATGKLVDIGEAVGIIAAQSIGEPGTQLTMRTFHTGGVAGDDITQGLPRVVELFEARTPKGVAPISEAAGRVRIEETEKTKKIVITPDDGSEETAFPISKRAKVIVHEGDHVEVGQKLTMGATNPHDVLRILGQRAVQVHLVGEVQKVYNSQGVSIHDKHIEIIIRQMLRRVTIIESGDAELLPGELVERSKFETENRRVVTEGGHPASGRPQLMGITKASLATESWLSAASFQETTRVLTDAAINAKSDSLIGLKENVIIGKLIPAGTGLSRYRNIRVEPTEEAKAAMYSAVGYDDIDYSPFGTGSGQAVPLEDYDYGPYNG comes from the coding sequence GTGCTCGACGTCAACTTCTTCGACGAGCTGCGGATCGGCCTTGCCACCGCGGACGACATCCGAACCTGGTCGCACGGCGAGGTCAAGAAGCCGGAGACCATCAACTACCGCACCCTCAAGCCCGAGAAGGACGGACTCTTCTGCGAGAAGATCTTCGGTCCGACCCGGGACTGGGAGTGCTACTGCGGCAAGTACAAGCGTGTCCGCTTCAAGGGCATCATCTGTGAGCGTTGTGGCGTCGAGGTCACGCGCGCCAAGGTGCGCCGTGAGCGGATGGGCCACATCGAGCTCGCCGCTCCCGTCACCCACATCTGGTACTTCAAGGGCGTTCCGTCGCGTCTTGGCTACCTGCTGGACCTCGCGCCGAAGGACCTCGAAAAGGTCATCTACTTCGCCGCGTACATGATCACGTTCGTCGACGACGAGCGCCGTACCCGCGACCTGCCGTCGCTGGAGGCCCACGTCTCCGTCGAGCGCCAGCAGATCGAGAACCGCCGTGACGCGGACCTCGAAGGCCGTGCCAAGAAGCTGGAAAGCGACCTGGCCGAGCTGGAGGCCGAGGGCGCCAAGGCCGACGTGCGCCGCAAGGTGCGCGAAGGTGCCGAGCGCGAGATGAAGCAGCTCCGCGACCGCGCCCAGCGCGAGATCGACCGCCTCGACGAGGTGTGGAACCGCTTCAAGAACCTCAAGGTCCAGGACCTGGAGGGCGACGAGCTCCTCTACCGCGAGCTGCGTGACCGCTTCGGCACGTACTTCGACGGTTCGATGGGTGCCGCGGCGCTGCAGAAGCGCCTGGAGTCCTTCGACCTGGAGGAGGAGGCCGAGCGCCTCCGCGAGATCATCCGTACCGGCAAGGGCCAGAAGAAGACCCGTGCGCTCAAGCGCCTCAAGGTCGTCTCCGCGTTCCTGCAGACCAGCAACAGCCCCAAGGGCATGGTGCTCGACTGCGTGCCGGTGATCCCGCCGGACCTGCGTCCGATGGTGCAGCTGGACGGTGGCCGCTTCGCGACCTCCGACCTGAACGACCTGTACCGCCGCGTGATCAACCGCAACAACCGTCTGAAGCGTCTCCTCGACCTCGGTGCCCCCGAGATCATCGTGAACAACGAGAAGCGCATGCTTCAGGAGGCCGTGGACGCCCTCTTCGACAACGGTCGTCGCGGTCGTCCGGTGACCGGTCCCGGTAACCGTCCGCTGAAGTCCCTGAGCGACATGCTCAAGGGCAAGCAGGGTCGATTCCGTCAGAACCTCCTCGGCAAGCGCGTGGACTACTCCGCGCGTTCCGTGATCGTCGTCGGTCCGCAGCTGAAGCTGCACCAGTGTGGTCTGCCCAAGGCCATGGCGCTGGAGCTCTTCAAGCCGTTCGTGATGAAGCGCCTGGTCGACCTGAACCACGCGCAGAACATCAAGTCGGCGAAGCGCATGGTCGAGCGCGGCCGCACGGTCGTGTACGACGTGCTCGAAGAGGTCATCGCCGAGCACCCGGTGCTGCTGAACCGTGCGCCCACGCTGCACCGTCTCGGCATCCAGGCCTTCGAGCCCCAGCTGGTCGAAGGCAAGGCCATCCAGATCCACCCGCTCGTCTGCACCGCGTTCAACGCGGACTTCGACGGTGACCAGATGGCCGTGCACCTGCCGCTCTCCGCGGAGGCGCAGGCCGAGGCCCGCATCCTGATGCTGTCCTCGAACAACATCCTCAAGCCGGCCGACGGCCGTCCGGTCACGATGCCGACCCAGGACATGGTCCTCGGTCTGTTCTTCCTGACCACCGACGGTGAGCTCCGTGACGTCAAGGGCGAGGGCCGCGCGTTCGGCTCCACCGCCGAGGCGATCATGGCGTTCGACGCCGGCGAGCTGGCGCTCCAGTCGTCCGTCGACATCCGCTTCCCGGTGGGCACCATCCCGCCGCGTGGCTGGGTGCCGCCGGTCGCCGAGGAGGGTGAGCAGGAGTTCCAGCCGGGCGACAGCTTCCGTCTGAAGACCACCCTGGGTCGCGCGCTCTTCAACGAGCTGCTGCCCGAGGACTACCCGTTCGTCGACTACTCGGTGGGCAAGAAGCAGCTCTCCGAGATCGTCAACGACCTGGCGGAGCGCTACCCCAAGGTCATCGTGGCGGCGACGCTCGACAACCTGAAGGCGGCCGGCTTCCACTGGGCGACCCGTTCGGGCGTCACCGTGGCCATCTCCGACGTCGTCGTGCCCGAGGCCAAGAAGGCCATCGTCGCGGGCTACGAGGCGATGGACGAGAAGGTCCAGAAGCAGTACGAGCGCGGTCTGATCACCAAGGACGAGCGCACGCAGGAGCTCATCGCGATCTGGACCAAGGCGACCAACGAGGTTGCCGAGGCGATGAACGCGAACTTCCCCAAGACGAACCCCATCTTCATGATGGTTGACTCGGGTGCCCGAGGAAACATGATGCAGATGCGACAGATCGCCGGTATGCGTGGTCTGGTGTCGAACGCGAAGAACGAGACCATCCCGCGTCCGATCAAGGCGTCCTTCCGTGAGGGCCTCACCGTTCTGGAGTACTTCATCTCCACGCACGGTGCCCGTAAGGGTCTGGCGGACACCGCCCTGCGTACCGCCGACTCGGGTTACCTCACCCGTCGTCTGGTGGACGTCTCGCAGGACGTCATCATCCGCGAGGAGGACTGCGGCACCGAGCGCGGCCTCAAGCTCAAGATCGGTGTCAAGGACGAGACCGGTGTCCTCCGCAAGGCGGACGACGTCGAGACCTCCGTGTACGCCCGCATGCTGGCCGAGGACGTCGTCATCGACGGCAAGGTCATCGCGCCGGCGAACGTGGACCTCGGTGACGTGCTCATCGACGCCCTCATCGCGAACGGCGTCGAGGAGGTCAAGACCCGCTCGGTCCTGACCTGTGAGTCCGCCGTCGGCACCTGTGCCTTCTGCTACGGCCGCTCGCTGGCCACCGGCAAGCTGGTCGACATCGGTGAGGCGGTCGGCATCATCGCCGCCCAGTCCATCGGTGAGCCCGGTACCCAGCTGACGATGCGTACCTTCCACACCGGTGGTGTGGCCGGTGACGACATCACGCAGGGTCTGCCGCGTGTCGTCGAGCTCTTCGAGGCCCGTACCCCGAAGGGTGTCGCCCCGATCTCCGAGGCCGCCGGCCGCGTGCGGATCGAGGAGACCGAGAAGACGAAGAAGATCGTCATCACGCCCGACGACGGCAGCGAGGAGACGGCCTTCCCGATCTCCAAGCGCGCCAAGGTCATCGTGCACGAGGGCGACCACGTCGAGGTGGGCCAGAAGCTCACCATGGGTGCCACCAACCCGCACGACGTGCTGCGCATCCTCGGCCAGCGTGCCGTCCAGGTCCACCTGGTCGGCGAAGTCCAGAAGGTCTACAACTCGCAGGGCGTGTCGATCCACGACAAGCACATCGAGATCATCATCCGGCAGATGCTGCGCCGCGTGACGATCATCGAGTCCGGCGACGCGGAGCTCCTGCCGGGCGAGCTCGTCGAGCGCTCGAAGTTCGAGACCGAGAACCGTCGTGTGGTCACCGAGGGCGGTCACCCCGCCTCCGGCCGTCCGCAGCTGATGGGTATCACCAAGGCCTCGCTGGCGACGGAATCCTGGCTGTCGGCCGCCTCCTTCCAGGAGACGACCCGAGTCCTGACGGATGCGGCGATCAACGCCAAGTCCGACAGCCTCATCGGCCTCAAGGAGAACGTCATCATCGGTAAGCTCATCCCGGCGGGTACGGGTCTGTCCCGCTACCGCAACATCCGGGTCGAGCCGACCGAAGAGGCCAAGGCCGCGATGTACTCGGCCGTCGGCTACGACGACATCGACTACTCGCCCTTCGGCACCGGCTCCGGCCAGGCTGTCCCGCTGGAGGACTACGACTACGGTCCCTACAACGGCTGA